A genome region from Acidobacteriota bacterium includes the following:
- a CDS encoding helix-turn-helix transcriptional regulator: protein MAAARLRRSRSQAAVARDAGIAPSYLSRIETGKVQPTYRTLSRIARAMEVQLDELVPFDPAEHRHGVQCPISQEGTCMLDLIRPETYAAHGSHGEDYTPRQIKLIREFSLFIRRIPTDRQYALTVLMADLMRAWSDGNDDAGSGPLSRTPNK from the coding sequence TTGGCGGCAGCAAGACTTCGACGAAGTCGATCTCAGGCCGCTGTTGCCCGTGATGCGGGCATCGCGCCCTCGTACCTATCCCGTATCGAGACCGGCAAGGTCCAGCCGACGTATCGAACGTTGTCGCGGATTGCCCGCGCGATGGAGGTGCAGCTGGACGAGCTGGTTCCGTTCGATCCGGCCGAGCATCGACACGGGGTGCAGTGCCCGATCAGTCAGGAAGGGACTTGCATGTTGGATCTGATCCGGCCGGAGACGTACGCGGCCCATGGAAGCCACGGCGAGGACTACACGCCGAGGCAGATCAAGCTGATTCGGGAGTTTTCGCTCTTTATTCGGCGGATACCTACCGACCGGCAATACGCGTTGACGGTGTTGATGGCGGACCTGATGCGGGCGTGGAGTGATGGGAACGACGACGCGGGGTCCGGACCGCTGAGCCGAACCCCCAATAAATAA
- a CDS encoding DUF1566 domain-containing protein codes for MRNIRLVLLLLCSAVIAGPATAQPASPLGAGSGPDHAGVVPSELVTLCHIPPGSPTSTTTIHVRATGVWSHLAHGDLEGACADDCGKDQAPVQKTGQTACWDVNGELVPCSGTGQDGENQAGVAITPRFMENLDGTVTDGLTGLVWLQDATCFAESNWLAALAGAAALADGACGLSDGSIPGDWRLPNAREAMSMIDFGQWNPALAADHPFVVPVFSGLTPFYYWSSTSLVQFPYNAFIVRLNDGILTTGAKSSNTLLVWPVRSTP; via the coding sequence ATGAGAAACATCCGTTTGGTTTTGCTTCTCTTGTGCTCCGCGGTGATTGCTGGCCCAGCAACCGCCCAACCGGCTTCACCGCTGGGTGCGGGTTCCGGTCCGGATCATGCCGGCGTGGTGCCATCCGAGTTGGTGACGCTGTGCCACATCCCGCCGGGTAGCCCAACCTCTACGACCACGATTCACGTGCGTGCCACGGGAGTTTGGTCCCATCTTGCACACGGCGATCTTGAAGGCGCCTGTGCCGACGATTGCGGGAAGGACCAGGCGCCGGTCCAGAAAACAGGTCAGACGGCGTGTTGGGACGTGAATGGCGAGTTGGTGCCCTGCAGCGGCACAGGGCAGGATGGCGAGAACCAGGCAGGCGTCGCGATTACACCACGCTTCATGGAGAACCTCGACGGAACAGTCACGGACGGGTTGACCGGCCTGGTCTGGCTGCAGGACGCGACCTGCTTTGCAGAAAGCAACTGGCTCGCCGCCCTGGCAGGGGCCGCCGCATTGGCGGATGGAGCCTGTGGACTCTCCGATGGATCAATCCCCGGCGACTGGCGTTTGCCCAATGCCAGGGAGGCCATGAGCATGATCGATTTCGGTCAGTGGAACCCCGCCCTGGCAGCTGACCATCCATTTGTCGTGCCCGTGTTCTCGGGCCTGACCCCGTTCTACTATTGGTCCTCGACCAGCCTGGTCCAGTTCCCGTACAACGCGTTTATTGTGCGCCTTAACGACGGTATCCTCACAACAGGGGCCAAGTCCTCCAACACCCTCTTGGTGTGGCCGGTGCGAAGCACACCCTAG
- a CDS encoding NFACT RNA binding domain-containing protein, with product MNVKYRTVVVDGWEILVGKGAGDNDRLTLEVADPDDLWFHVADYSGSHVIIRIPEGAGEPPREVVRKAAQLAAWHSKARGAGGKTEVHVCRAGDVRKPRGFAPGKVQLTRWEAMKVYVKDPDDD from the coding sequence ATGAATGTGAAGTACCGAACGGTGGTCGTCGACGGCTGGGAGATCCTGGTCGGCAAGGGCGCCGGCGACAATGACCGGCTGACCCTCGAAGTCGCCGACCCCGACGATCTCTGGTTTCATGTCGCCGACTACTCGGGCTCCCACGTCATCATCCGGATCCCCGAGGGGGCCGGTGAGCCGCCACGAGAGGTGGTGCGCAAGGCCGCCCAGCTGGCCGCCTGGCACTCCAAGGCCCGCGGCGCCGGCGGCAAGACCGAGGTGCATGTCTGCCGGGCCGGGGATGTCCGCAAGCCCCGTGGGTTCGCGCCGGGCAAGGTGCAGTTGACCCGCTGGGAGGCCATGAAGGTCTACGTGAAGGACCCCGACGACGATTGA
- the ychF gene encoding redox-regulated ATPase YchF: MKIGLAGFPLTGKSTLFQLLTGLEPAAHGGRGEAQQGVTRVPDPRLNRLSEMYSPKKTTPATVTYLDLAGVEKGQAAKTLPLDALRTVDALAHVVRGFEDESIPHSEGPIDPARDVAAMETELILADLIVAERRVEKLDLLVKKTAKEEEKKELAIFRKVLAHLEEEKPLRNGDWNETELRLLRGYTFLSLKPLLVVINAGEDDAQKLHEGAASFNLEAVDAQDRTAVVAMSAKLEAEIAQLDGDDAAVFMEEMGIREPALDRMIRASYALLDRVSFFTVGEDECRAWTIGRDTDARKAAGVIHSDIERGFIRAELVAYKDLDANGSWSACRDDGTLRLEGKEYPMQDGDVVNFRFNV; the protein is encoded by the coding sequence GTGAAAATCGGTCTAGCCGGCTTCCCGTTAACCGGGAAGTCCACGTTGTTTCAGTTGTTGACCGGCCTGGAACCGGCGGCCCACGGCGGCCGCGGCGAGGCGCAACAGGGCGTGACGCGGGTCCCGGACCCCCGCCTGAACCGGCTGAGCGAGATGTACTCGCCTAAGAAGACCACGCCGGCCACGGTGACCTACCTGGATCTGGCCGGGGTCGAGAAGGGACAGGCCGCCAAGACCCTACCCCTGGACGCGCTGCGGACCGTCGACGCCCTGGCCCATGTGGTCCGCGGCTTCGAGGACGAATCGATCCCCCACTCCGAGGGCCCCATCGATCCGGCGCGGGACGTGGCCGCCATGGAGACCGAGCTGATCCTCGCCGACCTGATCGTCGCGGAGCGACGGGTCGAGAAGCTGGATCTGCTGGTCAAGAAGACCGCCAAGGAAGAAGAGAAGAAGGAGTTGGCGATCTTCCGCAAGGTGCTGGCCCACCTCGAAGAAGAGAAGCCGTTGCGTAACGGCGACTGGAACGAGACCGAGCTGAGACTGCTGCGGGGCTACACGTTCCTCTCCCTGAAGCCGCTGCTGGTGGTCATCAACGCCGGCGAGGACGATGCGCAGAAACTCCACGAGGGAGCCGCCTCGTTCAACCTCGAGGCCGTCGACGCTCAGGATCGGACCGCCGTGGTCGCCATGTCGGCCAAACTCGAGGCGGAGATCGCACAACTCGACGGGGACGATGCGGCCGTCTTCATGGAAGAGATGGGCATCCGCGAACCGGCGCTGGATCGGATGATCCGAGCGTCCTATGCGTTGCTGGATCGAGTCTCCTTCTTCACCGTCGGCGAAGACGAGTGTCGAGCCTGGACCATCGGACGGGACACCGACGCGCGGAAGGCCGCCGGTGTGATCCACAGCGATATCGAGCGAGGTTTCATCCGCGCCGAGTTGGTGGCCTACAAGGATCTCGACGCCAACGGGAGCTGGAGCGCCTGCCGCGACGACGGCACGCTTCGACTCGAGGGCAAGGAATACCCGATGCAGGACGGCGATGTGGTCAACTTCCGCTTCAACGTCTAG
- the selA gene encoding L-seryl-tRNA(Sec) selenium transferase: MQKKRGQRNQSKVRADGPGRLPAVSELLEHRRGRRLRRVFGPDWARESLRTVLDERRRRLRGDGRIDPSELKPTTILAAAEAWAQRQAEPQPKPLLNATGVIVHTNLGRSVLSEAAAKRVAASLSHYVDLEYDVEAGGRGDRMAPLRPLMELLFPGYDFHVVNNNAAATMLALHALCRGKEAIVSRGELVEIGGSFRVPDIMRLSGARLVEVGTTNRSRRGDYAAAIGKRTGLLMKVHTSNFRIVGFAAEVGVASLSALAAKHEIPLLVDWGSGDLVDLQDVGIRDETPIAEILKAGADLVTFSGDKLLGGPQAGFLVGRPEVIAKVKKDPLARVCRLDRILISALHETLLAYASGRAWDEVPTLRMMKLKATAIGRRARTIADSLKDRIDPSYRLAVVSGVSRTGGGSSPRGEIGTRLLRVSVDGRDCGELQGRLRDGTPPVIGRVHDGSLLLDLRTVPAESDDQIGRRLGEVLSQPLARR; encoded by the coding sequence ATGCAAAAGAAACGGGGACAACGGAACCAGTCTAAGGTACGGGCCGACGGCCCGGGGCGTCTACCGGCGGTCTCGGAACTCCTGGAGCATCGACGGGGGAGGCGGCTTCGGCGGGTTTTTGGCCCGGATTGGGCACGGGAGAGCCTTCGGACCGTCCTCGATGAGCGACGACGCCGGCTCCGCGGTGACGGTCGGATCGACCCCTCGGAGTTGAAGCCGACGACGATCCTGGCCGCAGCCGAGGCCTGGGCCCAGCGACAGGCCGAGCCGCAGCCGAAACCGCTCCTCAATGCGACCGGCGTGATCGTCCACACCAACCTCGGTCGTTCCGTGCTCTCCGAGGCAGCGGCCAAGAGGGTCGCCGCATCCCTGAGTCACTACGTCGACCTGGAGTACGACGTCGAGGCCGGAGGCCGAGGCGATCGGATGGCACCGCTGCGCCCCCTGATGGAGCTGCTGTTTCCCGGTTACGACTTCCACGTCGTCAACAACAACGCGGCGGCGACGATGTTGGCCCTGCATGCCCTCTGTCGTGGGAAGGAGGCGATCGTCTCCCGCGGCGAGTTGGTCGAGATCGGCGGGTCGTTCCGGGTCCCGGACATCATGCGGCTCTCCGGCGCACGACTCGTGGAGGTGGGGACCACCAACCGGAGTCGTCGCGGGGACTACGCGGCGGCGATCGGGAAACGGACCGGGCTGCTGATGAAGGTCCACACCAGCAACTTCCGCATCGTCGGCTTCGCCGCCGAGGTCGGCGTGGCGTCGTTGTCGGCACTCGCCGCGAAGCACGAGATCCCGCTGCTGGTGGACTGGGGGAGTGGCGACCTGGTCGACCTGCAGGATGTGGGGATCCGGGACGAGACACCGATCGCCGAGATCCTCAAGGCCGGCGCCGATCTCGTCACCTTCAGCGGCGACAAACTTCTGGGTGGGCCCCAGGCCGGTTTCCTGGTCGGAAGGCCCGAGGTCATCGCGAAGGTCAAGAAAGACCCCTTGGCCCGGGTCTGTCGTCTGGATCGGATCCTGATCTCCGCGCTCCACGAGACGCTGCTGGCCTACGCGTCGGGGCGGGCGTGGGACGAGGTGCCGACGCTACGGATGATGAAATTGAAGGCGACCGCCATCGGACGTCGGGCCAGAACGATCGCGGATTCGCTCAAGGACCGAATCGATCCGTCCTATCGGCTGGCGGTCGTCAGCGGTGTCTCGCGGACCGGTGGGGGGTCGTCACCTCGCGGGGAGATCGGCACCCGTCTTCTGCGAGTCTCCGTCGACGGACGGGACTGCGGAGAGTTACAGGGAAGGCTGCGCGACGGTACGCCGCCGGTCATCGGTAGAGTCCACGACGGTAGTCTATTGCTCGACCTGCGAACGGTTCCGGCGGAGTCTGACGATCAGATCGGACGTCGACTGGGGGAGGTCCTGTCGCAACCGCTCGCTAGACGTTGA
- a CDS encoding tetratricopeptide repeat protein, with protein sequence MRLSRLWLLILVVAVAAPIAAQEGSENGDKRAAKEKARQERIAEYERKREERRAARQTRRESEEAAKAATERAHDPTDLSPAEAQAVESARTDEVVVKKPSRAERRAAQGAVRLPRELARAQGFVRQSVLARDPSVLAYLDLVDTGEASAQQLGAFGNFLGQNGFLDLALTYYGTALSVDDSDSLLWLNVGTLHRQAGEIDRAAAAYTRALRLNPNNAFAHYNLGATLDGLGKYEDALEEYRIALTLDPSLGDPKTNPQAANNDRLTAVKLMLYQGQTGSMGLPLVELPEGKTP encoded by the coding sequence ATGAGGTTGTCGAGGTTATGGCTTTTGATCCTTGTGGTGGCTGTCGCAGCACCGATCGCCGCCCAGGAGGGCTCGGAGAACGGTGACAAGCGCGCCGCCAAGGAAAAGGCCCGACAGGAGCGAATCGCCGAATACGAGCGCAAGCGGGAAGAGCGCCGGGCCGCCCGCCAGACACGCCGCGAATCGGAGGAGGCCGCCAAGGCGGCTACCGAGCGGGCCCACGATCCGACCGACCTCTCCCCCGCCGAAGCCCAGGCGGTCGAGTCCGCCCGCACCGACGAGGTCGTCGTCAAGAAGCCGAGTCGTGCGGAGCGTCGCGCCGCACAGGGTGCCGTGCGACTCCCCCGCGAGCTGGCGCGGGCCCAGGGCTTCGTCCGTCAGAGTGTGCTGGCCCGTGACCCATCCGTGCTGGCCTACCTGGATCTCGTCGATACCGGCGAGGCCAGCGCCCAGCAGCTGGGTGCCTTCGGAAACTTCCTCGGCCAGAACGGATTCCTGGATCTGGCACTGACCTACTACGGCACCGCGCTCTCCGTGGACGATTCGGATTCGCTGCTCTGGCTCAACGTCGGCACGCTCCATCGTCAGGCCGGAGAGATCGATCGCGCGGCGGCCGCCTATACCCGTGCGCTGCGCCTGAACCCCAACAACGCCTTCGCCCACTACAACCTGGGTGCGACGCTGGACGGTCTCGGCAAGTATGAGGATGCGCTGGAGGAGTACCGGATCGCCCTCACGCTGGACCCCTCCCTCGGGGACCCGAAGACCAACCCCCAGGCGGCCAACAACGACCGCCTGACCGCCGTCAAACTGATGCTTTACCAGGGTCAGACCGGGTCGATGGGACTCCCCCTCGTGGAGCTGCCCGAAGGGAAGACCCCGTAG
- the purH gene encoding bifunctional phosphoribosylaminoimidazolecarboxamide formyltransferase/IMP cyclohydrolase, which translates to MNHKVQRALVSVYDKTGVVDFCKQLTKAGVEILSSGGTARLLSEHGVDVVKVADYTGSPEILDGRVKTLHPKIHGGILAARDLESHMADLEKEGIKTIDLVVVNLYPFEQTVATAGVSHGEVVEMIDIGGPTMVRAAAKNHAHVGVVVNPSDYGPIADELQADGGLGETTRRKLAATAFRHTSGYDLAVQTYLERPQNDDSKPEEDAFDERLVVEYSKLQGLRYGENPHQQAAFYRDPLPSAGSLADATQLQGKELSFNNILDFDAALGAALELPRSGCVIVKHGNPCGVALGTDPAEAFERALACDPTSAFGGVIAFNRTVDGRAAKSIRQQFYEGVVAPRFDDEAKATLARKKKLRCLELGDIKHATRGGMDLRRVNGGLLAQTWDRIEESVRESRVVSRRAPTEDEWKALEFGWVVAKHVKSNAIVYARADRTIGIGAGQMSRVDSARLGADKANTPLEGCAMASDAFFPFRDGIDVAAKVGVRAVVQPGGSIRDDEVIAAADEHDVAMVFTGRRHFRH; encoded by the coding sequence ATGAATCACAAGGTCCAACGGGCCCTGGTCAGCGTCTATGACAAAACCGGTGTCGTCGATTTCTGCAAACAGTTGACGAAAGCCGGTGTCGAGATCCTGTCCAGCGGCGGGACCGCTCGCCTCCTCTCCGAACACGGAGTCGACGTCGTCAAGGTCGCCGACTACACCGGCTCTCCAGAGATCCTCGATGGGCGCGTGAAGACACTGCACCCGAAGATCCACGGCGGGATCCTGGCCGCGCGGGATCTCGAATCTCACATGGCCGACCTGGAGAAAGAAGGCATCAAGACGATCGACCTGGTCGTCGTCAATCTCTACCCCTTCGAGCAGACGGTGGCGACGGCCGGAGTCTCCCATGGCGAGGTCGTGGAGATGATTGACATCGGCGGGCCGACCATGGTCCGCGCCGCTGCCAAGAATCATGCCCACGTCGGCGTGGTCGTTAACCCCTCGGACTACGGTCCGATCGCGGACGAGCTTCAGGCCGACGGTGGCCTCGGAGAGACCACCCGACGCAAACTTGCGGCAACGGCGTTTCGCCACACCAGCGGGTATGACCTGGCGGTCCAGACCTACCTCGAGCGACCACAGAACGACGACTCAAAACCGGAAGAGGATGCCTTCGACGAACGGCTGGTAGTCGAGTACAGCAAGCTGCAGGGACTGCGCTACGGCGAGAACCCCCATCAGCAGGCGGCGTTCTACCGCGACCCGTTGCCGTCGGCGGGATCGCTGGCGGATGCGACCCAACTCCAGGGCAAGGAACTCAGCTTCAATAACATTCTGGACTTCGACGCGGCCCTGGGCGCTGCGCTGGAACTCCCAAGGAGTGGCTGCGTGATCGTCAAACACGGCAACCCGTGTGGCGTCGCGCTGGGGACCGACCCCGCAGAAGCGTTCGAACGTGCGCTGGCATGTGATCCGACTAGCGCATTTGGCGGCGTGATCGCATTCAATCGAACCGTGGACGGACGGGCTGCAAAATCGATCCGCCAGCAGTTCTACGAGGGGGTCGTCGCTCCCCGCTTCGACGACGAGGCGAAGGCAACCCTGGCACGCAAAAAGAAGCTACGTTGTCTCGAACTCGGCGACATCAAACATGCGACTCGCGGCGGCATGGATCTTCGTCGGGTCAACGGCGGCCTCCTGGCCCAGACCTGGGACCGGATCGAGGAGTCGGTGCGTGAGAGTCGTGTCGTCTCTCGTCGCGCACCGACCGAGGATGAGTGGAAGGCCCTGGAATTTGGCTGGGTCGTGGCAAAACACGTGAAGTCGAATGCCATCGTGTATGCGCGCGCCGATCGGACAATTGGCATCGGTGCCGGTCAGATGAGTCGCGTGGATTCCGCACGCCTCGGTGCCGATAAGGCAAACACCCCGCTCGAGGGTTGCGCGATGGCCTCCGACGCATTCTTCCCGTTCCGTGACGGCATCGACGTCGCCGCCAAGGTCGGCGTTCGCGCCGTCGTCCAACCGGGCGGTTCGATCCGGGATGATGAGGTGATCGCGGCGGCGGACGAACATGACGTCGCGATGGTGTTCACCGGGCGACGTCACTTCCGACACTAG